A single region of the Candidatus Zymogenus saltonus genome encodes:
- a CDS encoding tetratricopeptide repeat protein, whose product MKRSFAILIAVIVFCSSAVIANSETIEDGLRYLSLGESSALKMDYASALDYYKKAERVFKENDGERAAYYVHIAVGEVYRKMGEYEEALSYAGESLSYMKKTGDIRGIGCSLNVLGLTYWNMNKYDKALPALVEALKILEEVGEAGSTGDNLLALGEIYLAFGDSEKALAYFMKAAPILSGAYDRSIEARLFINIGDIYWNMDKPEEAFKHYRDALNSLKGIVDGAEKGISLFINGATRLEKQENEKALEYLEQALPIFRGAGIRTIEGVILAGIGEVYLNTDKYDDALLYTKKGLEIIEDAGNKTMEVSVLYNMGLIHYSLGDFDKSLEYYQRSLKLAREKGNQYYIVNNTFNMGVLSAEGGQYEKALDILGEALSMCRKQGDRLGELKAISNIGSTYFTMGYYDKALPYFEEAIALSKKIKDRTTTGTLLRNVGNVYRVTGEYEKALAYFSDSLKIKREIGDQWEIGAGLNDMGLIYTNLGQHEKALDYYKEALKIFRKTGDRKTQAVVLGNMGVIYSDNGRFDEALASLEEALEINRELKIKPSEAITLNNLGGVYWRTGRYEKSLSFFEEACKIFDEIGKVDAKGTALLDMSAAYWGMKQYNKAILNLEKALSIANQIRNVENVYLCAWGLGRSYRGLGQRDKAIQYYIMSINALESMRTGLKSEGHKMSFSSNKMEVYEELIDLLLETGRVGDAFNYVERARSRAFLDMLATKRPEVRKATDKELLKEEEEIRHKLMVLSEKRSSGEASKARSTLEDTNREIDEIEKRYSSVIREIQAKSPELASLVSVNPFTLKEVQGFIPEGVGIIEFFTTDDKVILFSIDRAGTDLYQIEVNRSSLNEKVNGLRDSLLTFDLDDFQYKSRELYDLLLSSALKDVKGEKLIIIPHGPLHYLPFAALYDGEKYIVDRYTVIVDPSASVLRFIVDKRKGIGGRVLAFGNPKTNHSSLPYAEKEVGDIKAVMGDVDIYVEDRATETLGKEKFPNYNVIHLASHGKFKEEEPLLSSLYLAEDGKNDGVLMVHELFGLDLNKTSLVVLSACETGLAKVTGGDELIGLSRGFTFAGTPSLVVTLWEVSDDSTAELMVEFYKNLKSGMDKPDALREAQIILKSNEKYKHPFYWAPFVIIGDWK is encoded by the coding sequence ATGAAAAGGTCATTCGCTATTTTAATCGCGGTTATCGTCTTTTGTTCTTCGGCTGTAATAGCGAATTCGGAGACGATAGAGGATGGGTTAAGGTATCTCTCACTGGGAGAGAGCTCCGCCTTAAAGATGGACTATGCTTCCGCCCTCGATTATTATAAAAAGGCGGAGAGAGTCTTCAAAGAGAACGACGGTGAAAGGGCTGCCTATTACGTTCACATTGCCGTCGGCGAGGTGTACCGCAAGATGGGCGAATATGAGGAGGCCCTCTCATACGCAGGGGAGTCCCTCTCGTATATGAAGAAGACGGGTGACATAAGAGGGATCGGCTGTTCCCTCAACGTCCTGGGCCTGACCTACTGGAATATGAATAAATATGACAAGGCCCTTCCAGCTCTTGTGGAGGCCCTCAAGATACTCGAGGAGGTGGGAGAGGCCGGATCGACCGGGGATAACCTCCTCGCTCTGGGCGAGATCTATCTTGCCTTCGGCGATTCGGAGAAGGCGCTCGCCTACTTCATGAAGGCGGCTCCCATATTGAGCGGAGCTTACGACCGCAGTATCGAGGCAAGATTGTTTATAAACATCGGCGATATATACTGGAATATGGACAAACCGGAAGAGGCCTTCAAACATTACAGGGACGCCCTGAACTCATTGAAGGGGATCGTCGACGGGGCGGAAAAAGGGATCTCGCTTTTTATAAACGGCGCGACACGCCTTGAAAAACAGGAAAACGAAAAGGCCCTTGAATATCTCGAGCAGGCCCTTCCGATATTCAGGGGTGCGGGAATAAGGACGATCGAGGGGGTGATTCTGGCAGGAATCGGCGAAGTCTATTTGAACACGGATAAATACGACGATGCCCTTCTTTACACAAAGAAGGGTCTGGAGATAATAGAAGATGCGGGCAATAAGACAATGGAGGTATCGGTCCTCTACAACATGGGACTGATCCATTACAGCCTCGGCGATTTCGACAAGTCCCTTGAATACTATCAAAGGAGTCTGAAGCTGGCAAGAGAGAAGGGAAATCAGTACTACATAGTGAACAACACCTTCAATATGGGGGTTCTTTCAGCGGAGGGGGGTCAATACGAGAAGGCGCTGGATATTTTAGGTGAGGCCCTGTCGATGTGTCGTAAACAGGGCGACAGGCTCGGGGAGCTTAAGGCGATCTCCAATATCGGCTCTACCTATTTCACGATGGGGTATTACGACAAAGCCCTCCCCTACTTCGAGGAGGCGATCGCACTGAGCAAAAAGATAAAGGACAGAACGACCACGGGGACCCTCCTCAGAAATGTAGGCAATGTCTACAGGGTAACCGGCGAGTATGAAAAGGCGCTCGCCTATTTTAGCGATTCCCTGAAGATAAAGAGAGAGATCGGAGACCAATGGGAGATAGGCGCCGGGTTGAACGACATGGGACTCATATACACGAATCTGGGGCAGCACGAAAAAGCGCTCGATTACTACAAAGAGGCGTTGAAGATATTCAGGAAGACGGGCGACAGAAAAACCCAAGCCGTAGTACTCGGTAATATGGGCGTGATATATTCGGACAATGGGAGATTTGACGAGGCCCTTGCATCTCTCGAAGAGGCCCTCGAGATAAACCGGGAACTCAAGATAAAGCCGAGCGAGGCGATCACCCTTAACAATTTGGGCGGCGTATACTGGAGAACCGGACGATATGAGAAGTCCCTCTCCTTCTTTGAGGAGGCGTGTAAGATTTTTGACGAGATTGGAAAAGTGGACGCCAAGGGGACGGCGCTCCTGGACATGAGCGCGGCGTACTGGGGGATGAAGCAATACAACAAGGCGATTTTAAATCTCGAAAAAGCGCTTTCCATCGCCAACCAGATCAGAAACGTCGAAAACGTATACCTGTGTGCCTGGGGTCTGGGAAGATCGTACAGGGGACTGGGCCAAAGGGACAAGGCGATCCAGTATTACATCATGTCGATAAACGCCCTCGAGTCGATGAGGACGGGGCTCAAGAGCGAGGGGCACAAGATGTCCTTCAGCAGCAATAAGATGGAGGTTTACGAAGAGCTGATCGATCTACTGCTGGAGACGGGAAGGGTAGGTGATGCCTTCAACTACGTGGAGAGGGCGCGCTCCAGGGCCTTTCTCGATATGCTTGCAACGAAGAGGCCGGAGGTCAGAAAGGCGACGGACAAAGAGCTCCTGAAAGAGGAGGAGGAGATCAGGCACAAGCTCATGGTCTTGAGCGAAAAGAGGTCATCGGGAGAGGCTTCAAAGGCCCGGTCGACCCTGGAGGATACGAACAGGGAGATCGACGAGATAGAGAAAAGATACAGCTCCGTGATAAGAGAAATTCAGGCCAAGAGCCCGGAGCTCGCGTCCCTCGTGTCGGTAAATCCCTTTACCTTAAAGGAGGTTCAGGGCTTTATTCCCGAGGGTGTCGGCATCATCGAATTTTTCACCACGGACGACAAGGTCATTCTTTTCTCCATCGATAGGGCAGGGACTGATCTGTATCAGATTGAAGTAAACAGGAGTTCCCTCAACGAAAAGGTAAACGGGCTTCGCGACTCCCTCCTGACGTTTGACCTCGATGACTTTCAGTACAAATCCCGAGAGCTGTACGATCTGCTCCTCTCTTCGGCCCTGAAAGACGTCAAGGGTGAAAAGCTCATAATCATTCCCCACGGGCCGCTCCACTATCTCCCGTTTGCGGCGCTTTACGACGGGGAAAAATATATTGTCGACAGGTACACTGTTATTGTTGACCCCAGCGCAAGCGTCTTGAGGTTCATAGTCGATAAGAGGAAGGGGATCGGCGGCAGGGTCCTGGCTTTTGGGAATCCGAAGACAAATCATTCATCTCTCCCCTATGCCGAGAAAGAGGTGGGGGACATCAAAGCCGTAATGGGGGACGTCGATATATACGTGGAAGATCGCGCCACGGAGACATTGGGGAAGGAAAAATTCCCCAACTACAACGTCATCCACCTTGCGTCCCATGGGAAATTTAAGGAGGAAGAGCCTCTCCTATCCTCCCTGTATCTCGCCGAAGATGGAAAGAACGACGGGGTCCTTATGGTCCACGAGCTTTTCGGTCTCGACCTTAACAAGACGTCTCTGGTTGTCCTCTCCGCCTGCGAGACTGGCCTCGCCAAGGTGACGGGCGGAGACGAGCTTATAGGCCTCTCCAGGGGATTTACCTTTGCAGGGACGCCGTCCCTTGTCGTCACCCTCTGGGAGGTCTCAGACGATTCGACCGCCGAGCTGATGGTCGAGTTCTATAAAAATCTCAAGTCCGGCATGGATAAGCCGGACGCGTTGAGAGAGGCGCAGATCATATTGAAATCGAACGAGAAATACAAACACCCCTTTTACTGGGCGCCGTTCGTGATAATCGGGGACTGGAAGTGA
- a CDS encoding calcium/sodium antiporter codes for MILEIVLYICGGLALLTLGAEGLVRGSASLAERIGLSRLIIGLTIVAFGTSSPEMVVSVSAALDGNSAISLGNVIGSNIANIALIAGLSAMVHPIGIDRNIVRYQIPFLIFVSVLICINFIDGILQRYEGLILIAILVVFLFVAIRRSRENSREPVADAKTSQDNSKPGLLNRIPILLILITLGLFFLVAGADFFVKGAILFTERFGVSEGVVGLTIVALGTSLPELATSLVAAYKGESDIAIGNVVGSNIFNILAILGITSMLRPVPQIGITFVDFLVMLGTAIILLPLSKSGFVLDRKEGFVMVLIYVVYVVVIYI; via the coding sequence ATGATATTAGAAATAGTTTTATACATTTGCGGTGGACTCGCCCTGTTGACATTGGGGGCCGAAGGTCTTGTCAGGGGCAGCGCCTCACTTGCGGAGAGGATCGGACTTTCCCGCCTGATAATCGGCCTTACGATCGTAGCGTTCGGGACAAGCAGCCCGGAGATGGTAGTGAGCGTCAGCGCCGCTTTGGACGGGAACAGCGCCATCTCCCTCGGAAATGTCATCGGGTCCAATATTGCCAACATCGCCTTGATAGCGGGGTTGTCGGCCATGGTTCATCCCATAGGTATTGACAGGAATATCGTCCGCTATCAGATCCCCTTCCTGATCTTTGTCTCCGTTTTGATATGCATAAATTTCATTGACGGAATCCTTCAGAGGTACGAGGGGCTGATTTTAATTGCCATTCTGGTAGTTTTTTTGTTTGTCGCGATCCGCAGATCCAGGGAGAATTCAAGGGAACCGGTGGCCGATGCAAAAACGTCGCAGGACAATTCGAAACCCGGCCTGCTTAACAGGATTCCGATCCTTCTGATATTAATAACTCTGGGATTGTTCTTTCTGGTGGCGGGGGCGGATTTCTTCGTAAAAGGCGCAATACTTTTTACGGAGCGCTTCGGGGTATCCGAAGGGGTGGTGGGGCTGACCATTGTTGCCCTGGGAACCAGCCTTCCAGAGCTAGCCACGTCGCTTGTCGCGGCGTACAAGGGAGAAAGCGACATAGCGATCGGCAACGTCGTGGGATCGAATATCTTCAACATCCTCGCAATACTCGGCATCACCTCGATGCTTCGCCCGGTCCCGCAAATAGGCATTACCTTTGTGGATTTCCTTGTGATGCTGGGCACGGCGATTATTCTTCTCCCCCTCTCGAAGAGCGGCTTTGTCCTTGACAGGAAAGAGGGATTTGTTATGGTGTTGATCTATGTCGTGTATGTAGTGGTTATCTACATTTAA